Proteins encoded within one genomic window of Bacteroidales bacterium:
- a CDS encoding SDR family oxidoreductase — MKTFLIIGASSGIGKKLAHLGIDAGHEIFGTYYKNPEAEASSGIDYHYLNVLDEEPDFDYLPDNLDGLVYCPGSLNLKPFHRLKPGQFTEDFNLQVVGAIKAIQALLPRLKNGYGGSVVLFSTVAVQMGFNFHTQIAASKGAIEGLTRSLAAELAPKIRVNCIAPSLTNTPLASRLLGNDEKIEANANRHPLKRIGEADDIAAAAEFLLSGKSSWITGQVLHVDGGMSSLKV, encoded by the coding sequence ATGAAAACATTCTTAATAATTGGTGCTTCCTCTGGAATAGGAAAAAAGCTGGCACATTTGGGGATTGATGCCGGGCATGAGATATTTGGCACATATTACAAGAACCCTGAAGCAGAAGCATCTTCCGGAATAGATTACCACTATCTAAATGTATTGGATGAAGAACCGGATTTTGATTATCTGCCCGATAATCTGGATGGTTTAGTCTATTGCCCGGGAAGCCTCAATTTAAAGCCATTTCACCGGCTAAAACCCGGACAGTTCACTGAAGACTTCAACTTACAGGTAGTTGGTGCCATTAAAGCAATACAGGCTCTGCTGCCACGATTAAAGAACGGATACGGAGGTTCTGTCGTATTGTTCTCAACCGTTGCGGTCCAAATGGGTTTTAATTTCCATACACAGATTGCAGCATCCAAAGGGGCCATCGAAGGCCTGACCAGGTCTTTGGCAGCAGAACTGGCACCGAAGATAAGGGTAAACTGCATTGCCCCTTCCCTGACCAATACACCCCTCGCATCCCGATTGCTGGGCAATGACGAAAAAATTGAAGCCAATGCAAATCGGCATCCGTTAAAGCGTATTGGTGAGGCCGATGACATTGCAGCCGCAGCAGAATTTTTGCTCTCTGGCAAATCAAGCTGGATAACCGGCCAGGTTCTCCATGTGGATGGCGGCATGTCCTCTTTAAAAGTCTGA